Proteins encoded in a region of the Burkholderiales bacterium genome:
- a CDS encoding alpha/beta hydrolase, protein MATFVLVHGAYQGGWIWKPVVDRLRAAGHVAYAPTLDGCGERRHAVRPGITVATHAQEIADFLFYEDLRDIVLAGTSSGGMVIVKAAELARERIARLSFVDALALLPGERVDAITNRATPREVDEVTTAPSRADAEGRMFKDLEPSVRAWALDRITPHPIAALEAPMVPTSFWDQQWPASVIRCTQALNPPEAHQRRIAQELDASYREIDTGHYPMLSAPDDLTKLLLE, encoded by the coding sequence ATGGCGACGTTCGTGCTGGTCCACGGTGCGTATCAGGGGGGCTGGATCTGGAAACCGGTCGTCGACCGCCTGCGCGCGGCAGGGCATGTCGCGTATGCGCCCACGCTCGACGGGTGCGGCGAACGGCGGCACGCGGTGCGGCCCGGCATCACAGTGGCCACGCACGCTCAGGAGATCGCCGACTTCCTCTTCTACGAAGACCTGCGCGACATCGTGCTCGCAGGCACGAGCTCGGGCGGCATGGTGATCGTGAAAGCGGCGGAGCTGGCGCGCGAGCGTATCGCCCGCCTGAGCTTCGTCGATGCGCTTGCGCTGCTGCCCGGCGAGCGCGTGGACGCGATCACGAACCGGGCGACGCCGCGGGAAGTCGACGAGGTCACCACCGCGCCCTCGCGCGCGGACGCCGAAGGCCGCATGTTCAAGGATCTCGAGCCGTCGGTGCGCGCCTGGGCGCTCGACCGCATCACGCCGCACCCGATCGCGGCGCTCGAAGCGCCGATGGTGCCGACGAGCTTCTGGGACCAGCAGTGGCCGGCGTCCGTCATCCGCTGCACGCAAGCCCTGAATCCGCCCGAGGCGCATCAGCGCCGTATCGCGCAGGAGCTCGATGCGTCGTACCGCGAGATCGACACCGGCCACTACCCGATGCTGAGCGCGCCGGACGACCTCACGAAGCTGCTGCTCGAATAA
- a CDS encoding tripartite tricarboxylate transporter substrate binding protein has translation MKAIWLALLCCGSACIAAERPEPADGFPSKPIRWVVPFTPGASTDLIARTIGQRLTEIWGRQVIVDNRPGAGGAIGAEIVARAAPDGYTVLLATVGPNIGNTLLLKKPAYRVEDFAYVAIAADNPMVLVVNQSFPAKTTSEFVDYVKAHPGKVNWASAGVNSTPHISMAIFEAATGVALVHVPYKGGALAMIDVVSGQVAGILTSVATAETQIRQGRVRVLGVAGPKRQPAIPDVPTFAEVGIRDAESPNFYGMAVPARTPRATVRKLNAGVNDSLAQPDVRKRLGDLGMDIVGGSPEDAAKYVTTQVERVRGLIKAGVLTPQ, from the coding sequence ATGAAAGCGATCTGGCTTGCGTTGTTGTGCTGCGGGAGCGCATGCATCGCGGCGGAGAGACCGGAACCGGCCGACGGCTTTCCTTCGAAGCCCATCCGCTGGGTCGTGCCCTTCACGCCCGGCGCGTCGACCGACCTCATCGCGCGCACGATCGGCCAGCGCCTCACCGAGATCTGGGGCCGGCAGGTGATCGTCGACAATCGCCCCGGCGCGGGCGGCGCGATCGGCGCCGAGATCGTCGCGCGTGCGGCGCCCGACGGCTACACGGTGCTGCTCGCGACCGTCGGGCCGAACATCGGCAATACGCTGCTCCTGAAGAAGCCGGCGTATCGCGTGGAAGATTTCGCGTACGTCGCCATCGCGGCCGACAATCCCATGGTCCTCGTCGTCAATCAGTCCTTCCCGGCGAAAACGACGAGCGAGTTCGTCGATTACGTGAAGGCGCACCCCGGCAAGGTCAACTGGGCTTCCGCCGGGGTGAACAGCACGCCGCACATCAGCATGGCGATCTTCGAAGCGGCCACCGGTGTTGCGCTCGTGCACGTTCCCTACAAGGGCGGAGCGCTGGCCATGATCGACGTCGTCAGCGGCCAGGTCGCGGGCATCCTCACCTCGGTTGCGACCGCCGAGACCCAGATTCGCCAGGGACGCGTGCGCGTGCTCGGCGTGGCAGGACCGAAACGCCAGCCGGCGATCCCCGACGTGCCGACGTTCGCGGAAGTCGGCATCAGGGACGCCGAATCGCCGAATTTCTACGGCATGGCCGTGCCGGCGCGCACGCCGCGCGCGACCGTGCGCAAGCTCAACGCGGGCGTGAACGATTCACTCGCGCAGCCCGACGTGCGCAAGCGTCTCGGCGATCTCGGCATGGACATCGTCGGCGGCTCGCCGGAGGACGCCGCGAAGTACGTGACGACGCAGGTCGAGCGCGTGCGCGGCTTGATCAAGGCCGGCGTGCTGACGCCGCAGTAG
- a CDS encoding chorismate mutase, with protein MKAPGDCRNLEDVRAAVNAIDRDLVKLLGKRAKYAMAALRFKTDLSEIAVPAHRKRLFAQRREWAAAQGVNQKMVQAIFQAIVDESRRLHLAGFRARRKTS; from the coding sequence ATGAAAGCACCCGGTGACTGCCGCAATCTAGAGGACGTGCGCGCAGCCGTCAATGCGATCGACCGCGACCTCGTCAAGCTGCTCGGCAAGCGCGCGAAGTACGCGATGGCCGCGCTGCGCTTCAAGACCGATTTGAGCGAGATCGCCGTGCCGGCGCATCGCAAGCGACTCTTTGCGCAGCGCCGCGAGTGGGCCGCCGCGCAGGGTGTGAACCAGAAGATGGTCCAGGCAATCTTTCAGGCGATCGTCGACGAGTCCAGGCGGCTGCATCTCGCGGGTTTTCGCGCGAGGCGCAAAACGTCCTAA
- a CDS encoding TAXI family TRAP transporter solute-binding subunit, whose product MLQRAMAVLSAALMMVWSTAVFSQQVKEIPWGTSAVGSAGHKALVPLANLLNREMPKYRFTVQPTPGAVVSVKGYATGQFEGYYGADIAFYELANDTKRFKGFKASMKRQPVQSFWTYTVEMGLAVHARNRAKFKSWHDIAGKPFFTGLPPWDTRAQLERAFEALGIKYEYRQVDLSAAGSLLESGRIDGFGLYSNGEASVPPWITEASLATDWAALNPSPDEIATLRKAGFAVLEEKPQVFGRDVHSDKVVLLPFYYGFHVGLEVPEDDVYQMLKTIEKNLGELVKADKSFSQIAKDMPGFQKRGVTAAANLVPIHPGLAKYMREKGVWDAKWDSRVAKK is encoded by the coding sequence ATGTTGCAGCGTGCAATGGCGGTACTGTCCGCAGCGCTCATGATGGTCTGGAGCACCGCGGTCTTTTCTCAGCAGGTCAAGGAAATCCCCTGGGGTACTTCGGCGGTCGGCTCGGCGGGTCACAAGGCCCTCGTTCCGCTCGCCAATCTCCTGAACCGGGAGATGCCGAAGTATCGCTTCACGGTTCAGCCCACCCCCGGCGCAGTCGTCTCGGTGAAAGGCTACGCAACCGGCCAGTTCGAAGGCTATTACGGCGCCGACATCGCCTTCTACGAGCTTGCCAACGACACCAAGCGCTTCAAGGGCTTCAAGGCGAGCATGAAGCGCCAGCCGGTGCAGTCGTTCTGGACCTACACCGTCGAAATGGGGCTCGCGGTCCACGCGCGCAATCGGGCGAAGTTCAAGAGCTGGCACGATATCGCCGGCAAGCCGTTCTTCACCGGCCTGCCGCCCTGGGACACCCGCGCCCAGCTCGAGCGCGCGTTCGAGGCGCTCGGCATCAAGTACGAGTATCGCCAGGTCGATCTGAGCGCGGCCGGATCGCTGCTGGAGAGCGGCCGCATCGACGGGTTCGGTCTCTACAGCAACGGCGAGGCTTCGGTGCCGCCCTGGATCACCGAGGCCTCGCTCGCCACCGACTGGGCAGCGCTCAATCCCAGCCCCGACGAGATCGCCACGCTCAGGAAGGCGGGCTTCGCCGTTCTCGAAGAGAAGCCGCAGGTCTTCGGCCGCGACGTTCACTCCGACAAGGTGGTCCTGCTGCCGTTCTACTACGGCTTCCACGTCGGGCTCGAGGTGCCGGAAGACGACGTCTACCAGATGCTGAAGACCATCGAGAAGAACCTCGGCGAGCTGGTCAAGGCCGACAAGAGCTTCTCGCAGATCGCGAAGGACATGCCCGGATTCCAGAAGCGCGGCGTGACGGCGGCGGCGAACCTGGTGCCGATCCATCCCGGGCTGGCGAAATACATGCGCGAGAAAGGCGTCTGGGACGCCAAGTGGGATTCGCGCGTGGCGAAGAAATAG
- a CDS encoding alpha/beta hydrolase, which translates to MTRNDRPAAEGRVVDAVVEVSTGPVFYRDSGGNGVPMVFLHAASGNSMTWEHQIPAFLAAGYRFIAIDYRGADRKSGARDWSDQIHALVTRLALDRFHLLGTALGGGTAFQYVLAYPQKVRSLVIANSHGNVTDEDYVEMGKRIRPSPQFEALPVDFRELGPSYRAANPAGAARWLAVSRRKSPVDSAPVSSAAEAEARFTLKPERAVTWAKLEALAVPTLLIAGDADLYMPPSVLRMFTARMSKAESAVIPETGHSSYWEDPEAFNRIVLGFIAKH; encoded by the coding sequence ATGACGCGGAACGATCGTCCGGCGGCTGAAGGGCGGGTCGTCGATGCCGTTGTAGAGGTCTCGACCGGACCGGTGTTCTATCGGGACTCGGGCGGCAACGGCGTGCCGATGGTGTTCCTCCACGCGGCGTCCGGCAACAGCATGACGTGGGAGCATCAGATTCCCGCCTTCCTGGCAGCCGGCTACCGCTTCATCGCGATCGACTACCGGGGCGCCGACAGGAAATCCGGCGCGCGCGACTGGTCGGATCAGATCCATGCGCTGGTGACCCGGCTCGCCCTCGACCGCTTCCATCTCCTGGGCACGGCGCTCGGCGGCGGTACCGCGTTCCAGTACGTTCTGGCCTATCCGCAGAAAGTGCGCAGTCTCGTCATCGCCAACAGTCACGGCAACGTGACCGACGAGGACTATGTCGAGATGGGCAAACGCATCCGCCCGTCGCCGCAATTCGAAGCGCTGCCCGTGGATTTCCGCGAGCTCGGTCCCTCTTACCGGGCAGCGAACCCGGCCGGCGCGGCGCGATGGCTGGCCGTATCCCGGCGCAAGTCCCCGGTCGACAGCGCACCCGTGTCGAGCGCGGCCGAGGCCGAGGCGCGATTTACGCTGAAGCCCGAAAGAGCCGTCACCTGGGCGAAGCTCGAAGCGCTCGCAGTGCCGACCCTCCTGATAGCCGGCGACGCCGATCTCTACATGCCGCCTTCGGTGCTGCGCATGTTCACGGCTCGCATGAGCAAGGCGGAATCGGCCGTCATCCCCGAAACCGGTCACTCGTCATACTGGGAAGACCCTGAAGCGTTCAATCGCATCGTCCTCGGGTTCATTGCGAAGCATTAG
- a CDS encoding MFS transporter produces the protein MNSFFSTIRTHRAFKALRYREFRLICGSQVFGNIGMWMDELSRGWLIYQLTDSVVQLGLVRGIQFIPTLLISPLAGTAADRYSRKNLLLVSQAMQGLSFAVLALLIFSGHVVPWHVYAIAVATGVMQAIQQPARSAIVTDTVPLEMLTNAIGVTALIFNGSRLLGPALAGAIIAMVDTGGAFAVQAACLFIAVVWTAQLAPHAHADGKAMTARQESFARSIVEGWKFSWHNQNVRAGILTTTIVCALMFPFVTLLPVFARDLLKVGAEGQGFMLAAMGVGALMSAATIAFAGHRLTRGKVMIDASIVYGLALVVFAVSPWYWLAIVAMTVTGLCHVHANALVHTVVQTHSPPAYRGRTMALFNMSQMLSTAGSVLIGLLAAALGSRGAVAAMGIAGALGMVILAWLMPRARQIK, from the coding sequence ATGAATTCCTTCTTCTCGACCATCCGCACCCATCGCGCATTCAAGGCTCTGCGCTACCGTGAGTTCCGCCTGATTTGCGGCAGCCAGGTGTTCGGCAACATCGGGATGTGGATGGACGAGCTCTCCCGCGGATGGCTGATCTACCAGCTCACCGACTCGGTCGTGCAGCTCGGACTGGTGCGCGGCATCCAGTTCATCCCGACGCTGCTGATCTCGCCGCTCGCCGGCACCGCCGCCGACCGCTATTCGCGCAAGAACTTGCTGCTCGTCTCACAGGCGATGCAGGGCCTGTCGTTCGCGGTTCTGGCACTGCTGATATTCAGCGGCCATGTCGTGCCCTGGCACGTCTATGCGATCGCGGTGGCGACCGGCGTGATGCAGGCGATCCAGCAGCCTGCGCGCTCGGCGATCGTGACCGACACCGTCCCGCTCGAAATGCTGACCAACGCCATCGGCGTCACCGCGCTGATCTTCAACGGGTCGCGGCTCCTCGGGCCGGCGCTGGCGGGCGCGATCATCGCGATGGTGGACACCGGCGGCGCGTTCGCGGTGCAGGCCGCCTGCCTGTTCATCGCGGTGGTCTGGACGGCGCAGCTCGCCCCGCATGCGCATGCCGACGGCAAGGCCATGACGGCGCGGCAGGAATCGTTCGCACGCAGCATCGTCGAGGGCTGGAAGTTTTCCTGGCACAACCAGAACGTGCGCGCGGGGATACTCACCACGACGATCGTGTGCGCCCTGATGTTCCCGTTCGTCACGCTGCTTCCGGTGTTCGCGCGGGACCTGCTCAAGGTGGGCGCCGAAGGACAGGGTTTCATGCTGGCCGCGATGGGCGTCGGCGCACTGATGAGCGCGGCCACCATCGCGTTCGCAGGTCACCGGCTCACGCGAGGCAAGGTCATGATCGACGCGTCGATCGTGTACGGCCTGGCGCTCGTGGTGTTCGCCGTCTCACCGTGGTACTGGCTCGCCATCGTCGCGATGACCGTGACCGGACTCTGCCATGTCCACGCCAACGCGCTGGTGCACACCGTCGTGCAAACGCACTCGCCGCCGGCCTATCGCGGCCGCACCATGGCGCTGTTCAACATGAGCCAGATGCTCTCCACCGCGGGCAGCGTGCTGATCGGCCTGCTCGCCGCGGCGCTCGGCTCGCGCGGCGCCGTGGCGGCGATGGGCATCGCCGGTGCGCTGGGTATGGTGATTCTGGCGTGGCTGATGCCGCGCGCGCGGCAGATCAAATAG
- a CDS encoding TRAP transporter fused permease subunit: protein MSDPAAHPAPRRVAVDWIYYVTATFFFLYLFYYYWSAEGGPVLLANTLVPVAFVLYTLDALRKNEFHAKLPAAVQYGIALLYAVTCIAIAAYMNWQYEEIGTVRAGIWNGTDLVFGALMVALVTIYAWQRYRELCILNLVLVLYAVYGRHVPGMFNHPGLTWERVVTAMSLEMTTGVYSSLPQLALTLIGSFILVLSVLRAFGCVESILRASKLIAVRSPHALPQSAVLGSMAVGTVSGSGAANAITVGSATIPAMIGAGMPRTIAASIETASSLGGQLMPPVMGISAFLMAEFLGVSYFDVVARGYAPALVYYAGVSVSVYLLSTRYSARLGVLSVEPMRTADWFNMAAFVVVVAGLVSLMATLHLAPMFAALYMFVAVSAGLIVAHVTVTARTQGLSWRSLIAPLGRTVDHFASMTSDLTLLLATLSIMTGAFVITGVPTKVGALMIDAAGVNLAAMAIMAFFFGALLGTGLPPAPTYIITALVIVPPMIKVGVNPWVVHFFCFFLAVWGELTPPTSVAAAVTAKIADAPFMQTLFRAIQVCVSLFVLMAGVFTRPELVLEPGWAQLGALVLLLTATIGITFSIQARFSVVRVLDLALRAVLAACALVVLLHPDRMLAAAACVAVGLFVAYWVVRCRGVPIAAPVVPQHAASRR, encoded by the coding sequence ATGAGCGATCCGGCTGCCCATCCTGCGCCGCGGCGTGTTGCCGTGGACTGGATCTATTACGTCACCGCGACGTTTTTCTTCCTCTATCTTTTCTACTACTACTGGTCCGCCGAGGGCGGGCCGGTGCTGCTCGCGAACACGCTGGTCCCCGTGGCGTTCGTGCTCTATACGCTCGACGCGCTGCGCAAGAACGAGTTCCATGCGAAGCTGCCCGCTGCCGTCCAGTACGGCATCGCGCTCTTGTACGCCGTCACGTGCATCGCGATCGCCGCGTACATGAACTGGCAGTACGAGGAGATCGGCACGGTGCGGGCCGGCATCTGGAACGGCACCGACCTCGTGTTCGGCGCGCTCATGGTCGCGCTGGTGACGATCTATGCGTGGCAGCGCTATCGCGAGCTGTGCATCCTGAACCTGGTCCTCGTGCTCTATGCCGTGTACGGCAGACACGTGCCGGGGATGTTCAATCACCCGGGTCTGACGTGGGAGCGCGTGGTGACCGCGATGAGCCTCGAGATGACGACGGGCGTGTACTCGAGCCTGCCGCAGCTCGCGCTGACGCTGATCGGCTCGTTCATCCTGGTGCTCTCGGTGCTGCGCGCGTTCGGCTGCGTGGAATCGATCCTCAGGGCCTCGAAGCTGATCGCCGTGCGCTCGCCGCACGCGCTGCCGCAGTCGGCGGTGCTGGGCTCGATGGCGGTCGGCACGGTGAGCGGAAGCGGAGCGGCGAATGCCATCACGGTCGGCTCGGCGACGATTCCGGCCATGATCGGCGCCGGCATGCCGCGCACGATAGCCGCCTCCATCGAGACGGCTTCCTCGCTCGGCGGTCAACTGATGCCGCCGGTGATGGGCATCTCCGCCTTTCTCATGGCGGAATTTCTCGGGGTGAGCTATTTCGACGTCGTCGCGCGCGGCTACGCGCCGGCGCTCGTCTACTACGCCGGCGTCAGCGTTTCGGTGTACCTCCTGTCGACGCGTTACAGCGCGCGCCTCGGCGTGTTGTCCGTCGAGCCGATGCGCACCGCGGACTGGTTCAACATGGCCGCTTTCGTGGTCGTCGTGGCCGGCCTGGTCAGCCTGATGGCGACGCTGCACCTCGCTCCGATGTTCGCGGCGCTGTACATGTTCGTCGCGGTGTCGGCCGGGCTGATCGTCGCCCACGTGACCGTCACGGCGCGCACGCAAGGCCTCTCGTGGCGCTCGCTGATCGCGCCGCTCGGGCGCACCGTCGATCATTTCGCGAGCATGACCTCGGACCTGACGCTGCTGCTCGCGACGCTTTCGATCATGACGGGCGCGTTCGTGATCACCGGCGTCCCGACCAAGGTCGGCGCCCTGATGATCGACGCCGCGGGCGTGAACCTCGCCGCGATGGCGATCATGGCGTTCTTCTTCGGCGCGCTGCTGGGCACCGGGCTTCCGCCGGCCCCGACCTACATCATCACCGCGCTCGTCATCGTGCCGCCGATGATCAAGGTCGGCGTCAACCCGTGGGTGGTGCACTTCTTCTGTTTCTTTCTCGCCGTCTGGGGCGAGCTGACGCCGCCCACCTCGGTCGCCGCCGCCGTGACCGCGAAGATCGCGGACGCGCCGTTCATGCAGACGCTCTTTCGGGCGATCCAGGTCTGCGTCTCGCTGTTCGTGCTGATGGCGGGGGTCTTCACGCGGCCGGAGCTGGTGCTCGAGCCCGGCTGGGCGCAGCTCGGCGCGCTGGTGCTTCTGCTGACCGCCACCATCGGTATCACCTTCAGCATCCAGGCCCGGTTCTCGGTCGTGCGGGTGCTCGATCTCGCGTTGCGCGCAGTACTTGCGGCGTGCGCGCTGGTGGTGCTGTTGCATCCGGACCGCATGCTGGCCGCGGCCGCATGCGTCGCGGTCGGGCTCTTCGTCGCGTATTGGGTCGTGCGCTGCCGCGGTGTTCCGATCGCCGCACCGGTGGTGCCGCAGCACGCCGCAAGCCGGCGCTAG
- a CDS encoding tripartite tricarboxylate transporter substrate binding protein: MRGFLAAALFTSLALSSAASAQSYPAKPIRMIVPWAAGGTTDILARILGQKLGEASGQQILVDNRGGASGNIGSEVAVKAPADGYTLLFGSMSTHTMNQFLYSRMTWDPVRDVAPITMIANVASVLVAHPSLPAKNIRELIVLARSRPGQLNFASGSSVYQLCGELLKMTAKIDIVHVPYKSGSPAVTDLLGGQIEMLFTGAPVTLPHIKAGKLKVLAVTNTRRAQVLPDVPTIGETLPGYEFNNWYGLMAPAGTPRPIVDRLNAEVLRILGQPDVREKLLGLGADPAPTTPERFAAVMKADAEKAGRLIKAADVKAD; encoded by the coding sequence ATGCGTGGATTCCTCGCGGCAGCGCTCTTCACATCGCTCGCGCTCTCGTCCGCTGCGAGCGCGCAAAGCTATCCCGCAAAACCCATACGCATGATCGTGCCGTGGGCCGCGGGCGGGACGACCGACATCCTCGCGCGCATCTTGGGCCAGAAGCTGGGCGAAGCTTCGGGGCAGCAGATCCTAGTCGACAACCGCGGCGGTGCGAGCGGCAACATCGGCTCCGAAGTCGCGGTCAAGGCGCCTGCCGACGGTTACACGCTGCTCTTCGGCTCGATGAGCACGCATACGATGAATCAGTTCCTGTACAGCCGGATGACCTGGGATCCGGTGCGGGACGTCGCGCCCATCACGATGATCGCCAACGTCGCGAGCGTGCTGGTCGCGCATCCGTCGCTGCCGGCGAAGAATATTCGCGAGCTCATCGTGCTCGCCCGATCGCGGCCGGGCCAGCTCAACTTCGCGTCCGGCAGCAGCGTCTACCAGTTGTGCGGCGAGCTGCTGAAGATGACGGCGAAGATCGACATCGTGCACGTGCCGTACAAGAGCGGCAGCCCGGCGGTGACCGATCTCCTGGGCGGCCAGATCGAAATGCTCTTTACCGGCGCGCCGGTGACCCTGCCGCACATCAAAGCGGGGAAGCTCAAGGTGCTCGCGGTCACCAACACACGGCGCGCGCAGGTGCTGCCCGACGTGCCGACCATCGGCGAGACGCTTCCGGGCTACGAGTTCAACAACTGGTATGGGCTCATGGCGCCGGCGGGCACCCCGCGCCCGATCGTCGACCGGCTGAATGCCGAGGTCCTGCGCATCCTCGGCCAGCCCGACGTGCGCGAGAAACTTCTGGGGCTGGGCGCCGACCCGGCGCCGACGACACCCGAGAGATTCGCCGCGGTGATGAAAGCCGACGCCGAAAAAGCGGGGCGGCTCATCAAGGCGGCGGATGTGAAGGCGGATTAG
- a CDS encoding aconitate hydratase: MSKVESTPEMASKMYAAMEARLAIVRKRLNQPLTLADKILFGHLDDPRNQPLEPGKATLFLRPDRVVLQDVLGQSAFLQFMQTRRASVAVPTSVHCDHLIQARTGATSDLKESIAENSEIYDFLKSAAAKFGAGFWGPGAGIIHQVVIEQYAFPAHMIIGTDSHTPNAGGAGACAVGVGGADAVETMAGLPWELLHPRRVAVYLTGKLSGWTAPKDVILWVAGQLTVSGGTNSIIEYIGPGARTISATGKATICNMGAEVGATTSLFPYDEKMAAYLHATNRGALVPIVEKNKHLLEPDAEVEASPEKYYERVLKLDLSTLEPYIVGPHSPDRARPLSKLKEELVDPKNAFVDTISQVLIGSCTNSSYEDMSRAADVASQAHAHGLTPAASLMVTPGSEQVRATIERDGQMAALKEAGAVVLANACGPCIGQWRRTDPVADKPNSIVTSYNRNFPGRNDERTGTMNFIASPEIAVALSLAGRLSFDPQTDTLTGKDGKPFKLNAPGVAPEVPAKGFTPGVPAYVEPPADSSNLKIEIPANSERLQAIEPWAEWNGLDIGSAPVLMKTKGKTTTDDISPAGSWLRYRGHLGKFSDNLLLTAVNAYDGKRGTTIDVLSGQRDQKIPVVARNYKAQGLTWVIVGDSNYGEGSSREHAALIPRLLGGSAVIARSFARIHESNLKKQGLLALTFSDPADYDKIREGDRVSLTGLSDLTPGKPVTCQVEHADGTTTLLALKHTFTASQIEWFRKGSALNTMQH, translated from the coding sequence ATGTCCAAGGTCGAGTCGACGCCCGAGATGGCATCGAAGATGTACGCAGCGATGGAAGCGCGCCTGGCGATCGTTCGCAAGCGCCTCAACCAGCCACTCACGCTCGCCGACAAGATCCTCTTCGGTCATCTCGACGATCCCCGGAACCAGCCGCTCGAGCCGGGTAAGGCGACGCTCTTTCTGCGTCCCGACCGCGTCGTCCTCCAGGACGTGCTCGGCCAGAGCGCTTTCCTCCAGTTCATGCAGACGCGCCGCGCCTCCGTGGCGGTGCCGACGAGCGTCCATTGCGACCACCTGATCCAGGCGCGCACGGGTGCGACGTCCGACCTGAAGGAATCGATCGCCGAGAACAGCGAGATCTACGATTTCCTCAAGTCCGCGGCGGCGAAATTCGGCGCCGGCTTCTGGGGACCGGGCGCGGGCATCATCCACCAGGTCGTCATCGAGCAGTACGCTTTCCCCGCCCACATGATCATCGGCACGGACTCGCACACTCCGAACGCGGGCGGCGCCGGCGCGTGTGCGGTCGGCGTCGGCGGCGCGGACGCGGTCGAGACGATGGCGGGGCTGCCGTGGGAGCTTCTGCACCCGCGCCGCGTCGCCGTCTACCTCACCGGCAAGCTCTCGGGCTGGACCGCGCCCAAGGACGTCATCCTGTGGGTCGCCGGCCAGCTCACCGTGTCGGGCGGCACCAACTCGATCATCGAATACATCGGCCCCGGCGCGCGCACGATCAGCGCCACGGGCAAGGCGACGATCTGCAACATGGGCGCGGAAGTCGGCGCCACGACCTCGCTCTTCCCGTACGACGAGAAGATGGCCGCCTACCTGCACGCGACCAACCGCGGCGCGCTGGTGCCCATCGTCGAGAAGAACAAGCACCTCCTCGAGCCCGACGCGGAAGTGGAAGCGAGCCCCGAGAAGTACTACGAGCGCGTGCTCAAGCTCGATCTCTCCACGCTCGAGCCGTACATCGTCGGGCCGCACTCGCCCGATCGCGCCCGCCCGCTGTCGAAGCTCAAAGAGGAGCTCGTCGACCCGAAGAACGCCTTCGTCGACACGATCTCCCAGGTGCTGATCGGCAGCTGCACCAACTCGTCGTACGAAGACATGAGCCGCGCCGCCGACGTCGCGAGCCAGGCGCACGCGCACGGGCTCACGCCGGCCGCGTCGCTGATGGTCACGCCCGGCTCGGAGCAGGTGCGCGCGACGATCGAGCGTGACGGCCAGATGGCCGCGCTCAAGGAGGCGGGCGCCGTCGTGCTGGCGAACGCCTGCGGTCCCTGCATCGGACAGTGGCGCCGCACCGATCCCGTGGCGGACAAGCCGAACTCGATCGTCACGTCGTACAACCGCAACTTCCCCGGACGCAACGACGAGCGCACCGGCACGATGAACTTCATCGCGAGCCCGGAGATCGCCGTCGCGCTGTCGCTCGCGGGCAGGCTCTCGTTCGATCCGCAGACCGATACGCTCACCGGGAAGGACGGGAAGCCTTTCAAGCTGAACGCGCCGGGCGTCGCGCCCGAAGTGCCGGCGAAGGGCTTCACGCCCGGCGTTCCCGCCTACGTCGAGCCACCCGCGGACAGCAGCAACCTCAAGATCGAGATCCCCGCGAACAGCGAACGCCTCCAGGCGATCGAGCCGTGGGCCGAATGGAACGGGCTGGACATCGGCAGTGCGCCGGTGCTCATGAAGACCAAGGGCAAGACGACGACCGACGATATTTCCCCGGCCGGCTCGTGGCTGCGCTACCGCGGACACCTCGGCAAGTTCAGCGACAACCTGTTGCTCACCGCGGTCAACGCCTACGACGGCAAGCGCGGCACGACGATCGACGTGCTGTCGGGTCAGCGCGACCAGAAGATCCCGGTGGTGGCCCGCAACTACAAGGCGCAGGGGCTCACCTGGGTCATCGTCGGCGATTCGAACTACGGTGAAGGCTCGAGCCGCGAGCACGCGGCGCTGATCCCGCGTCTGCTCGGCGGGTCCGCGGTCATCGCGCGCAGCTTCGCGCGCATACACGAGTCGAACCTGAAGAAGCAGGGCTTGCTCGCGCTGACGTTCAGCGATCCGGCGGACTACGACAAGATCCGCGAAGGCGACCGCGTATCGCTGACCGGTCTCTCGGACCTGACGCCGGGCAAGCCCGTCACGTGCCAGGTCGAGCACGCCGACGGCACGACCACGCTGCTGGCGCTGAAGCACACGTTCACGGCTTCGCAGATCGAGTGGTTCAGGAAGGGCTCGGCGCTGAACACGATGCAGCACTGA